From one Musa acuminata AAA Group cultivar baxijiao chromosome BXJ2-6, Cavendish_Baxijiao_AAA, whole genome shotgun sequence genomic stretch:
- the LOC135613869 gene encoding basic blue protein-like, with protein sequence MAGRSYIAALALVCLCLSYHLEITAATEFTVGDSAGWSFNVQNWPNGKSFKAGDVLVFKYGQGAHNVVVVDAQGYDSCTAKSGSKTYTSGNDKITLAKGTSYFICSYPGHCDAGMKIKVVVN encoded by the exons ATGGCTGGTAGAAGCTACATCGCTGCCTTGGCGCTCGTCTGCCTGTGCCTCTCCTACCACCTGGAGATCACTGCGGCCACAGAGTTCACCGTAGGAGAttctgctggttggagctttaacgtCCAGAACTGGCCCAACGGCAAAAGCTTCAAAGCAGGCGACGTCCTCG TGTTCAAATACGGGCAGGGAGCGCATAACGTGGTGGTGGTCGATGCCCAAGGCTATGATAGCTGCACAGCCAAGTCTGGCTCCAAGACCTACACATCTGGGAACGATAAGATCACTCTGGCTAAAGGAACCAGTTATTTCATCTGCTCCTATCCTGGTCACTGCGATGCCGGCATGAAGATTAAAGTTGTTGTAAACTAA
- the LOC103988452 gene encoding basic blue protein-like: MVGRSYIAALALVCLCLFYHLEITAAAEIPVGDSDGWSFDVGNWPNGKTFKAGDVLVFKYDEGSHNVVVVDADGYDSCTSKSGSKTYTSGADKITLAKGTSYFICSYPGHCDGGMKIKVVAN, translated from the exons ATGGTTGGTAGAAGCTACATCGCTGCCTTGGCGCTCGTCTGCCTGTGCCTCTTCTACCACCTGGAGATCACTGCGGCCGCGGAGATCCCCGTAGGAGACTCTGATGGTTGGAGCTTTGACGTCGGGAACTGGCCCAACGGCAAGACCTTCAAAGCAGGCGACGTCCTCG TGTTCAAATACGACGAAGGATCGCATAACGTGGTGGTGGTCGATGCCGATGGCTATGATAGCTGCACATCCAAGTCTGGCTCCAAGACCTACACATCTGGGGCCGATAAGATCACTCTGGCTAAAGGAACCAGTTATTTCATCTGCTCCTATCCTGGTCACTGTGATGGCGGCATGAAGATTAAAGTTGTTGCAAACTAA